One Phocaeicola dorei genomic region harbors:
- a CDS encoding outer membrane beta-barrel family protein produces the protein MEKLLYIMLIWVVSTTSIYSQTVAGKIVDESNQPIEFANIVCLSLPDSTFIYGTISDQDGKFTIPENSSKGILRISSVGYATTYKECKDRNIGTILLHSDTQLLGEVVVKGNLPVTRMKGDALVTSVQNSVLAKAGSANDVLGKVPGILKDKDSFEVFGKGTPLIYINGREVRDKSELEQLSSEDIKHVELITNPGARYDATVNAVVRIQTIRRTGDGFGFNLNSSYYQSENVDLVEQADVNYRHNGLDMFAMFRYDKMEFRERTNVHQTLISKKQLDLENQLKYNDNKQWLRGNIGMNYMFDENNSIGIKYSIQGSPRYDSKLYTTSKVSLDGKVFDRLQNFTSSETDNELNHQLNAYYTGRVGNLEIDFNADYYQSGYLQEDITGEESEEQEDRDVHAASDVANNLAAAKLVLSYPVWKGKFSVGGEWTYTHRKDNYLNVENYVPSSNSKMNEMNITAFAEYSRSISIGDFILGARYEQIKFDYYKDDLHIDDQSRSYDNIYPNVSFNTRIGKVKTQISYTVKTQRPSYRLLSNSSLYIDRFSIQQGNPTLKSEITHNLNWIASWKFLQLSLGYQQTKNAIIYWGEPLNPNEYTILLKSINLNKSLPMLNAFISASPHIGIWESRLSLGITKQWLTIDSDGQQLKLNEPRFTGVLSNSFTLPENFLLSLDMQFRSKGDLRNVYFDRFNSYVDISLRKSFLNDALSIEVRGDDLFRQQKSKTLLRSGAYSFSKDHRYDSREFSISLRYRFNTTKSKYKGTGAANDELRRL, from the coding sequence GTAATCAGCCGATAGAATTTGCTAATATCGTATGTTTATCATTGCCTGATTCTACTTTTATATATGGAACTATCAGTGACCAGGATGGAAAATTTACCATACCCGAAAATTCATCTAAAGGGATATTACGCATTTCATCTGTAGGTTATGCTACAACATATAAGGAATGTAAGGACAGGAATATAGGCACTATCTTGTTGCACTCGGATACACAACTGCTGGGTGAAGTAGTAGTGAAAGGCAATTTGCCTGTAACTCGCATGAAAGGCGATGCATTGGTAACAAGTGTGCAGAACAGCGTATTAGCAAAGGCAGGATCGGCAAACGATGTACTGGGAAAAGTGCCCGGTATATTGAAGGATAAAGATTCCTTTGAAGTATTCGGCAAAGGAACGCCTCTTATCTATATCAATGGCAGGGAAGTACGCGACAAGTCTGAGCTGGAGCAACTCAGTTCGGAAGATATTAAGCATGTAGAATTGATAACTAATCCCGGTGCGCGCTATGATGCCACTGTAAATGCTGTGGTGCGCATTCAGACTATCCGCCGCACTGGCGATGGATTCGGATTCAATCTAAATTCCAGTTATTATCAAAGTGAAAATGTAGACTTAGTGGAACAGGCAGATGTGAACTATCGCCATAATGGGCTGGATATGTTTGCCATGTTCAGATATGATAAGATGGAATTTCGTGAACGCACCAATGTACATCAGACTTTAATTTCAAAGAAACAGCTGGACTTGGAAAATCAATTGAAATATAATGATAATAAGCAATGGCTGCGAGGAAATATCGGAATGAACTATATGTTTGATGAAAATAATTCTATCGGAATAAAATACTCTATTCAGGGAAGCCCCAGATATGATAGTAAGCTTTATACAACTAGTAAAGTCAGTTTAGACGGTAAGGTATTTGATCGTTTACAGAATTTTACAAGCTCAGAAACAGATAATGAATTAAATCATCAGTTGAATGCTTACTATACGGGGCGCGTGGGTAATCTGGAAATAGACTTCAATGCCGACTACTATCAAAGCGGTTATTTACAGGAGGACATTACTGGCGAGGAAAGTGAAGAGCAGGAGGACCGGGATGTACATGCTGCAAGTGATGTGGCAAATAATTTGGCAGCAGCCAAACTGGTGTTGTCCTATCCTGTGTGGAAAGGAAAATTTTCAGTAGGCGGAGAATGGACTTATACCCATCGCAAAGACAATTATCTGAATGTTGAAAATTATGTGCCTTCATCCAACAGCAAGATGAATGAAATGAATATAACGGCTTTTGCCGAATATAGCAGATCTATTTCCATAGGCGACTTTATACTTGGTGCACGCTATGAGCAAATAAAATTTGATTATTATAAAGATGATCTGCATATAGATGACCAGAGCCGTAGCTATGATAATATCTATCCGAATGTTTCCTTCAATACTCGGATTGGAAAGGTTAAGACGCAAATTAGTTATACGGTAAAGACGCAACGTCCTTCATACAGGCTGTTGAGCAATAGTTCATTATATATAGACCGTTTCAGCATACAGCAGGGAAATCCTACATTGAAGTCCGAAATCACTCATAATCTTAACTGGATTGCTTCTTGGAAGTTTCTGCAACTCAGCTTAGGTTATCAGCAGACTAAAAATGCTATAATCTATTGGGGTGAGCCATTGAATCCGAATGAATATACCATTTTACTGAAAAGTATTAATTTGAATAAAAGTCTGCCTATGCTGAATGCCTTTATTTCGGCTTCGCCTCATATTGGTATATGGGAATCCCGTTTAAGTCTTGGAATAACTAAACAATGGCTGACTATTGATAGTGATGGGCAACAATTAAAATTGAATGAACCCAGATTTACGGGTGTGCTGTCTAATTCATTTACATTGCCAGAAAATTTCCTTCTTAGTTTGGATATGCAATTCAGGAGTAAGGGGGATTTGCGCAATGTATATTTTGATCGTTTTAATAGCTATGTTGATATTTCACTGCGAAAATCATTCTTGAATGATGCTTTGAGTATAGAGGTAAGGGGAGATGATTTGTTCCGCCAGCAAAAAAGTAAAACGCTTCTTCGCAGTGGAGCATATTCCTTCTCAAAAGATCATAGATATGACTCGCGCGA